From Intestinibacillus sp. Marseille-P6563, one genomic window encodes:
- a CDS encoding AbrB/MazE/SpoVT family DNA-binding domain-containing protein → MSRPIDNLGRIVIPMEIRRGLGWKTDDRLDVAVGTYNGEAAVVLCKRHVGCIICGTTHDLQGIPGTKKLICKSCIKTITE, encoded by the coding sequence ATGAGTCGACCGATCGACAACCTGGGCCGGATTGTCATCCCCATGGAAATAAGGAGAGGTCTTGGATGGAAGACTGATGATCGGTTGGATGTTGCGGTCGGAACTTATAACGGCGAAGCAGCTGTTGTTTTATGCAAACGACATGTAGGGTGCATTATTTGTGGGACAACCCATGATTTGCAGGGCATCCCCGGAACAAAAAAGCTGATTTGTAAGAGCTGCATCAAAACGATCACAGAATAA
- a CDS encoding Fic family protein: protein MNQEILQMLREQHEMNLPGGLYHKAQVMLAYNTNRIEGSKLTEEQTRSIFETHTILSGNMVLNTDDIIETQNHFRAFDFMLEHAEEDLSIDLIKQFHELLKRGTSDERKSWFKVGDFKALPNEVGGRETVAPENVEQELRKLLESYHALSAVKVEDIIDFHAKFESIHPFQDGNGRVGRLIMFKECLKYDIMPFIIDEQHKAFYYRGLQEYPREKGYLMDTCLSAQDTFTAIYQYFNRPRMSEQLRAAEKQKHEVQDTHDVQQVQQTQDVAGRDIR from the coding sequence ATGAATCAGGAAATCTTGCAGATGCTGCGAGAGCAGCATGAAATGAATCTGCCCGGTGGCTTGTACCACAAAGCACAGGTAATGCTTGCCTATAATACAAACCGTATTGAAGGCAGTAAACTGACGGAAGAGCAGACACGTTCCATTTTTGAAACGCATACGATCCTATCCGGCAACATGGTTTTGAATACCGACGATATTATCGAAACTCAAAATCATTTCCGGGCCTTTGACTTCATGCTGGAGCACGCGGAAGAAGATCTTTCGATTGATCTCATCAAGCAATTCCATGAGCTTTTGAAACGAGGGACTTCCGATGAGCGAAAAAGCTGGTTCAAAGTGGGTGACTTCAAAGCGCTGCCAAACGAGGTCGGCGGTCGGGAAACGGTTGCTCCGGAAAATGTAGAGCAGGAACTTCGGAAACTGCTTGAATCCTACCATGCGCTTTCGGCAGTCAAGGTTGAAGATATCATTGATTTTCACGCGAAGTTTGAATCCATTCATCCGTTTCAAGACGGAAACGGGCGTGTAGGACGCCTGATTATGTTTAAGGAATGTTTGAAATATGACATCATGCCGTTTATCATTGACGAGCAGCACAAAGCATTCTACTATCGAGGATTACAAGAGTATCCCAGAGAAAAAGGTTATCTCATGGATACCTGTTTATCCGCGCAGGATACCTTTACAGCGATTTATCAATATTTCAATCGACCGCGGATGAGCGAGCAGCTCCGCGCGGCCGAGAAACAGAAACACGAAGTACAGGACACACATGATGTACAACAGGTACAACAGACACAAGATGTAGCAGGGAGGGACATCAGATGA
- a CDS encoding Cna B-type domain-containing protein, translating to MKIPWRWKETLKQNVARFLVACMIVTLIPTSVITMASAAQVVVKDEEELREAYETVSNGDIIRLSNDIQLSEPLQWDRDISITIDGSENLYSILPAADFPTAPYEQQFLINITKTDVHFYHIIINGDDRVGGINIYNDCSQEQNYHFDAMTVKNTNRGAGNGSGISISSYSDSVPVTNGFTGVNSTRVTIDNGTIFTNNYLAPDDSSSFGAALYTRGNILVNIDDATFSKNTACSGGAISQTYSYITMTSQTVFTENHAGQRGGAIICNGPLLMDGTQISGNTSDQFGGAIFVAAHTGNHGQVIMKNGASITGNTANSAGGGMYISDEAEVYLDEASNGQPISVTNNRVPSAGGADNEKNNIFVAAVGAKLYVASAHTKGEIGVSTQNPYKSEDLVWSTTTEALNTTPNGSAKGLNGCLQRMGVATYQPYSIQTNFTEDQYALFVYDSEVYQLVKSTTGNDAIMLTYGEAAIVFDLNLPGQPAEVVEKVAAGSVIKVPDVQDQTVGNTKFTFLGWYTEAEGGQKVTTVTGQEAGVVVYYAHWKVESAGGGSGGGSIGTGSLRIVYFDQNTGSGGLTSAYILAGDFTITIYDDEGNSEEKTVTLPFAWPEDPARKGYDFKGWGDTPDATTPVNTNVIPDNGETLFAIWEAHTHTLTWDANGGQGGTTTTQKYDELIVPPAQEPTREGYTFGGWYIDQKCTVPMSGDMTVTGDQTFYASWLSEKVIVTYYDSREGTSVVGTQEYNYGDVLNPLGPITNTSGQTFVRWETEDGQEATGIGELNNAVLTYHKGNNGDDVSSADGYWVLDLYAVWAEETTDYIATIKWNDLQNNDGCRPQSVKLGLISSVNNRLVGEATVPDDGTDVQTYTFTDLPITTADTSVEKITYSVFLLGYTDADGTYREIKDTAASSGEIIGSTSSNYDDAVFTTYRYAINNYTTGATAAEYSGSIFLDHDLITTGDDIQFSIQWEDESDNDGKRPGAVTLVLYADEIKVKDNPLHNSDTGVVSASTSNCKVSDDGNVWTYTFEDFQKYNAGQAINYTVAVTNPDETTKFDLNDYSTTYLNSKNDAVGDANGAIISRAIELTDKTVTITWDDESNRDGIRPENVVVTLSAYQWNNKTYRWEEIMVDTADVTGADDEDTWSYTFEDVKKFNGGQEIIYKAAITSDLNAHIPVGANRYTAVANELDIVVSHDCNVKNVPVTIEWDDAQNTDNIRPSTIIVQLYADGVPLEGAAYAHLLSGNLTADTWEYTFENLPVNRAGEEGQEIVYTIAAEEAVEDSLYGTYISTANGEEEEIVRYTASYMSAAGETTDDLTESAYPYVKLTHGTDQGTVNLYASWHDDQNRDGKRPSSIQVDLYKQVGSEKTFIQTYTVTAGRDNSWTYTVKGLPLNEDGQKITYLVDVNEDFRQQLEKSGYTCSMEGNTVHLYYTPSVGYVTGHINWNDNGNNDNLRPDSVTATLYANGKSTGQTLELNADNDWTQTWKDVDSYYNNNGTTGTPVVYTIVVDVPDGYTVSYTPESTTTVDPQTINIDLAHGVDQQALEGAIYWNDSGNQDGKRPDSVNVQLYANGEKVVGKTADVTGEGDIWTVNFSGLDKYQDGELIDYTIRLNDDTGRTYEALTAGMNLYLSYNAAVADIEVSFRFDDRNNADGVRPDALYLNLTADGMPIDEADYKRTVNFDTDGMTWTFSDLPVYSTNGTKIAYNAEVELSADYGATDYTVKTSRDVELSETNSNNNQIIITLSRSSNTDTETGHIYWFDANNQRGNRPDSLTVVVRSDASTAVVGTYTINSKTGKVTDAKSNEVGSVTVSEWGSDGSSCWTYTIDGLTQNAVYDGVSSEIFYTATANTTGVTSWYTVSDGISLDIALTHKNYLDDVGSSMQDFSITLSWLDNNNAWNYRPNTTGVDITLLANGTEYDSIHLTQTAVASGNDNAWEYTFNDLPTYLNGNAVVWTAQINDIAKYTRDGTLISISKINSRIKEGRRMKNNQVCHACGAELEIVENHGRIQGTHPKYRVCCTNEKCTHFIGGSWQPTVRAAWEAWDKECKQGKGHKTERTSKDLLVLVINTIVIASKDLPVINTILGRGNTAEIRPRKDDIVIYEVSRNEKKMVAAAGIEITSRDLPVINTILGRRNTIEIRPRKDDIVIYEVSRKVKKTVAAAG from the coding sequence ATGAAAATACCATGGCGATGGAAAGAAACGCTAAAACAAAATGTCGCACGCTTTCTGGTCGCCTGTATGATTGTGACCCTTATCCCGACTTCGGTCATCACAATGGCATCTGCCGCTCAGGTCGTTGTCAAGGATGAGGAAGAACTTCGTGAGGCATACGAAACTGTCAGCAATGGCGATATCATTCGTTTATCGAATGATATTCAACTTAGCGAACCGCTGCAATGGGATCGGGATATCAGTATCACCATTGATGGCAGTGAGAATCTGTATAGCATTCTACCGGCTGCTGATTTTCCCACGGCACCGTATGAACAGCAGTTTTTAATCAATATCACAAAAACTGATGTTCATTTTTATCACATCATTATAAATGGTGACGATCGAGTGGGCGGCATCAATATCTATAATGACTGCTCACAGGAACAGAATTACCACTTCGACGCGATGACAGTCAAAAATACTAATCGCGGTGCAGGCAATGGCAGTGGCATTTCCATTTCTTCGTACAGCGACAGTGTGCCGGTGACCAATGGTTTTACGGGCGTGAACTCCACCCGCGTAACTATTGATAATGGAACAATTTTCACCAATAACTATCTCGCTCCTGATGATAGCAGCAGTTTTGGCGCGGCGTTGTATACACGTGGTAATATCCTGGTCAACATCGATGATGCAACCTTCAGTAAAAATACAGCGTGCTCAGGCGGCGCGATCAGCCAGACCTATTCGTACATCACGATGACCAGCCAAACGGTGTTCACCGAAAACCATGCCGGGCAGCGCGGCGGCGCGATCATCTGTAATGGCCCTCTGTTGATGGACGGCACGCAGATCTCTGGCAATACATCCGACCAGTTCGGCGGCGCGATCTTTGTTGCGGCGCATACGGGCAACCATGGTCAGGTGATCATGAAGAACGGCGCGTCGATCACGGGCAATACCGCGAACAGCGCGGGCGGCGGTATGTACATTTCGGACGAAGCCGAGGTTTATCTGGATGAAGCATCGAACGGCCAGCCGATTTCTGTCACAAATAACCGTGTGCCCAGTGCAGGCGGGGCAGACAATGAGAAGAACAATATCTTTGTTGCGGCAGTTGGCGCAAAGCTGTATGTGGCGTCGGCGCATACAAAGGGCGAGATCGGCGTTTCCACGCAGAACCCGTATAAGAGCGAAGATCTTGTCTGGTCTACCACGACAGAAGCACTGAACACAACTCCGAACGGCTCTGCCAAGGGTCTGAATGGCTGTTTGCAGCGCATGGGTGTGGCTACCTATCAGCCGTACAGTATCCAGACCAATTTCACGGAAGATCAGTATGCCCTGTTCGTTTATGACAGTGAAGTGTATCAGCTCGTGAAATCCACGACCGGCAACGACGCAATCATGCTGACCTACGGCGAAGCAGCGATTGTTTTCGATCTCAATCTGCCCGGTCAACCGGCTGAGGTCGTTGAAAAAGTTGCAGCCGGATCGGTAATTAAGGTGCCGGATGTACAAGATCAGACGGTCGGAAATACCAAATTCACCTTCCTGGGCTGGTATACGGAAGCGGAAGGCGGCCAGAAGGTTACAACGGTAACGGGCCAAGAGGCCGGAGTTGTCGTGTACTATGCGCACTGGAAGGTAGAAAGCGCCGGTGGTGGCAGCGGCGGTGGCAGCATTGGTACAGGCTCGCTGCGTATCGTGTATTTCGACCAGAATACTGGCAGCGGTGGTTTGACATCCGCTTATATCCTTGCCGGTGACTTTACGATTACCATCTATGACGATGAAGGTAATTCGGAAGAAAAGACGGTCACACTGCCGTTTGCATGGCCGGAAGACCCGGCGCGCAAGGGGTATGACTTCAAGGGCTGGGGTGATACGCCGGATGCGACTACACCGGTCAACACCAATGTTATCCCGGATAATGGCGAAACCCTGTTTGCGATCTGGGAGGCGCATACTCATACGCTGACCTGGGACGCCAATGGCGGCCAGGGCGGAACGACAACAACGCAGAAGTACGACGAATTGATCGTACCGCCTGCCCAGGAGCCGACACGCGAAGGTTACACCTTTGGCGGCTGGTATATTGACCAGAAATGTACCGTGCCGATGTCCGGCGATATGACTGTAACCGGCGACCAGACATTCTATGCGTCCTGGTTGTCCGAAAAGGTTATCGTTACTTACTATGACAGCCGGGAAGGGACCTCCGTTGTCGGTACACAGGAATACAACTATGGCGATGTACTGAATCCGTTAGGACCGATCACCAATACGTCCGGACAGACCTTTGTACGGTGGGAAACAGAGGATGGCCAGGAGGCAACCGGCATTGGAGAACTGAACAATGCAGTTTTGACCTACCACAAGGGCAATAATGGTGATGATGTATCGTCGGCAGATGGATATTGGGTGCTGGATCTCTATGCAGTATGGGCCGAAGAAACCACCGACTATATTGCAACGATCAAGTGGAATGACCTCCAAAATAACGATGGATGCCGCCCGCAGTCGGTCAAGCTGGGGCTGATTAGTTCGGTCAATAATCGTTTGGTGGGCGAAGCCACGGTCCCGGATGATGGCACAGATGTACAGACGTATACGTTCACTGATCTGCCTATCACGACCGCAGATACGTCTGTTGAAAAGATCACATACAGCGTATTCCTGTTGGGATATACGGACGCAGATGGCACATACCGTGAGATCAAGGATACCGCAGCATCTTCCGGTGAGATCATCGGTTCGACCTCATCGAATTATGATGATGCTGTATTTACGACATATCGCTATGCCATCAATAACTATACCACCGGTGCGACGGCAGCCGAGTATTCCGGCTCCATCTTCCTGGATCACGATCTCATCACCACCGGCGATGATATTCAGTTCAGCATCCAGTGGGAAGATGAAAGCGATAACGACGGTAAGCGTCCGGGAGCTGTCACGCTGGTTTTGTACGCGGATGAAATCAAGGTAAAGGATAATCCGCTGCACAATTCGGACACAGGTGTTGTTAGTGCATCGACCTCGAATTGCAAGGTTTCTGACGATGGCAATGTGTGGACGTATACATTTGAGGACTTCCAGAAATATAATGCTGGACAGGCAATCAACTATACCGTCGCAGTTACCAATCCGGACGAAACCACGAAATTCGACCTGAACGATTACTCTACGACGTATCTGAACAGCAAAAACGATGCAGTAGGCGATGCAAATGGCGCGATTATTTCCCGTGCAATCGAGTTAACGGATAAGACTGTAACGATTACATGGGATGATGAATCGAACCGTGATGGCATCCGCCCGGAAAATGTAGTCGTTACCCTATCGGCCTACCAGTGGAATAACAAAACATACCGCTGGGAAGAAATCATGGTTGATACCGCCGATGTAACGGGAGCCGATGATGAGGACACTTGGAGCTATACCTTTGAAGATGTAAAAAAATTCAATGGTGGCCAGGAGATTATCTATAAAGCGGCTATTACATCGGATCTCAATGCTCATATCCCGGTTGGTGCGAATCGCTACACGGCAGTGGCAAATGAGCTGGACATTGTAGTTTCCCATGATTGCAATGTAAAAAATGTGCCCGTTACCATTGAATGGGATGATGCGCAGAACACGGATAATATTCGTCCGTCCACAATTATTGTGCAGCTATACGCTGATGGCGTGCCTTTGGAGGGTGCCGCATATGCTCACCTTTTAAGTGGCAATCTGACAGCCGATACATGGGAGTACACGTTTGAGAATTTGCCTGTAAACCGTGCCGGTGAAGAAGGGCAGGAAATCGTGTATACCATTGCTGCTGAAGAAGCGGTTGAGGATTCTCTGTACGGGACATATATCTCCACTGCAAACGGCGAAGAAGAAGAAATTGTCCGTTACACGGCCAGCTACATGAGCGCAGCCGGAGAAACTACGGATGATCTCACCGAATCGGCGTATCCCTATGTGAAATTAACCCATGGAACGGATCAAGGTACGGTCAATCTGTATGCCAGCTGGCATGATGACCAGAACCGCGACGGTAAGCGACCGAGCAGCATTCAAGTGGATCTGTACAAGCAGGTCGGCAGCGAAAAGACATTTATCCAGACCTACACGGTAACAGCTGGGCGGGATAATTCGTGGACATACACGGTAAAGGGCTTGCCGCTGAACGAAGATGGCCAGAAAATTACCTATCTTGTTGATGTCAACGAGGATTTCCGTCAGCAGCTTGAAAAGAGTGGCTATACCTGTTCGATGGAAGGTAACACGGTCCATCTGTACTATACGCCGTCTGTGGGCTATGTTACTGGTCATATCAACTGGAACGATAATGGCAACAATGACAACCTGCGGCCGGACAGCGTAACTGCTACTCTGTATGCGAACGGCAAATCCACCGGGCAGACGCTTGAGCTGAACGCAGATAATGACTGGACGCAGACCTGGAAGGACGTTGATAGCTACTACAACAACAACGGTACCACCGGCACACCGGTCGTCTACACGATTGTTGTTGATGTGCCGGACGGCTACACGGTCAGCTATACGCCAGAGAGCACCACGACGGTCGATCCGCAGACCATCAACATTGACCTTGCTCATGGAGTAGATCAGCAGGCCCTGGAAGGCGCGATTTACTGGAATGATAGTGGCAATCAGGATGGCAAGCGACCGGATAGCGTAAATGTTCAGCTTTATGCGAATGGCGAAAAGGTTGTAGGAAAGACTGCTGATGTCACCGGCGAAGGAGATATCTGGACAGTCAATTTCTCCGGCCTTGACAAGTATCAGGATGGCGAGCTGATCGACTATACCATTCGGCTTAACGACGATACCGGTCGGACCTATGAGGCGTTGACCGCGGGCATGAATTTGTATTTGTCGTATAACGCAGCCGTTGCCGACATTGAAGTATCCTTCCGCTTTGACGATCGCAACAATGCGGACGGTGTGCGGCCGGATGCTCTGTATCTCAATCTTACCGCAGATGGCATGCCAATCGATGAGGCAGACTACAAGCGCACGGTTAATTTTGATACGGATGGCATGACGTGGACGTTTAGCGACCTTCCGGTCTACTCGACCAATGGCACAAAGATTGCCTATAACGCAGAGGTTGAGCTGTCTGCTGATTATGGTGCGACAGATTACACGGTAAAAACGTCGCGGGATGTTGAGCTTTCGGAAACGAATAGCAATAACAACCAGATTATTATTACCCTTTCCCGTAGCAGCAATACCGACACGGAAACGGGCCATATCTATTGGTTTGACGCGAACAATCAGCGTGGCAACCGCCCGGACAGCCTGACTGTTGTTGTCCGTAGCGATGCCAGCACAGCGGTTGTCGGCACCTACACGATCAATAGCAAGACCGGCAAAGTGACGGATGCAAAGAGTAATGAAGTTGGCAGCGTAACAGTTTCCGAATGGGGTTCGGACGGCTCATCCTGCTGGACGTACACCATTGATGGTTTGACGCAGAATGCTGTTTATGACGGCGTATCGAGTGAGATTTTCTACACCGCAACGGCCAATACTACCGGTGTTACGTCGTGGTATACGGTTTCCGATGGTATCAGCCTTGATATTGCGCTGACTCATAAAAACTATTTGGACGATGTGGGCTCCAGCATGCAGGATTTCTCCATTACGCTGAGCTGGTTGGATAACAACAATGCCTGGAACTACCGCCCGAATACGACCGGCGTGGATATCACATTGCTGGCCAACGGCACTGAATACGACAGTATCCATTTAACGCAGACCGCTGTGGCCAGCGGCAATGATAATGCGTGGGAATACACGTTCAACGATCTCCCGACCTACCTCAACGGGAATGCTGTTGTATGGACGGCACAGATCAATGACATTGCCAAGTACACGCGGGATGGAACATTGATTTCGATCTCTAAGATCAACAGCCGGATCAAGGAGGGTAGAAGAATGAAGAACAACCAAGTTTGCCATGCGTGCGGCGCTGAGTTGGAGATTGTTGAAAATCACGGTCGGATACAGGGCACACATCCCAAATACCGCGTTTGCTGCACCAATGAAAAATGTACTCATTTTATAGGGGGAAGTTGGCAGCCCACGGTGAGAGCCGCATGGGAAGCGTGGGATAAGGAATGCAAACAAGGAAAAGGCCACAAAACGGAAAGAACAAGTAAAGATTTACTTGTTCTTGTCATCAATACAATCGTTATAGCAAGTAAAGATTTACCGGTCATCAATACGATTCTTGGTCGAGGGAATACAGCAGAAATTCGCCCGCGAAAAGATGATATCGTTATCTATGAGGTGAGCAGAAACGAGAAGAAGATGGTTGCTGCCGCCGGAATAGAAATAACAAGTAGAGATTTACCGGTCATCAATACGATTCTTGGCCGTAGGAATACAATAGAAATTCGCCCGCGAAAAGATGATATCGTCATCTATGAGGTGAGCAGAAAAGTGAAAAAAACGGTTGCTGCCGCTGGGTAG
- the vapB gene encoding type II toxin-antitoxin system antitoxin VapB, whose amino-acid sequence MDTAKIFENGRSQAVRLPKKFRFTGEEVFVQRIGKAIVLFPKEAAWQTFLNGLNGFTDDFFENGREQSVPTERETL is encoded by the coding sequence ATGGATACTGCTAAAATTTTTGAAAATGGGAGAAGCCAGGCAGTTCGGTTGCCGAAGAAGTTTCGCTTTACTGGTGAGGAAGTTTTTGTTCAGCGGATAGGGAAGGCTATTGTATTGTTTCCGAAAGAAGCGGCGTGGCAAACATTTTTGAACGGCCTGAATGGGTTCACGGATGATTTCTTTGAGAATGGACGAGAACAGAGTGTTCCAACAGAGAGGGAAACCCTATGA
- the vapC gene encoding type II toxin-antitoxin system tRNA(fMet)-specific endonuclease VapC — protein MTYMLDTNICIYAIKNKPEQVLKMLKCKLEQGLCISAITLAELEHGVEKSTQPERNRAALFQFLAILDILPFDDLAAAEYGEICAYLQKRGTPIGTMDMLIAGHARAENMILVTNNVREFERVPDLKIENWAE, from the coding sequence ATGACCTATATGCTGGACACCAATATTTGTATTTATGCGATTAAGAATAAGCCTGAACAGGTCTTAAAGATGCTAAAATGCAAATTAGAACAGGGGCTCTGCATTTCGGCTATTACCCTTGCGGAGTTGGAACATGGTGTAGAGAAAAGCACACAACCAGAGCGGAACAGGGCAGCGTTGTTTCAATTTCTCGCTATCCTGGATATTTTACCTTTCGATGATTTGGCGGCTGCAGAGTATGGAGAAATCTGTGCCTATCTGCAAAAGCGAGGGACACCGATTGGAACAATGGATATGCTGATTGCTGGACACGCAAGAGCTGAAAATATGATTTTGGTGACTAATAATGTCAGAGAATTTGAACGTGTGCCGGACTTAAAAATTGAAAATTGGGCTGAATAG
- a CDS encoding helix-turn-helix domain-containing protein: MGKSYRETLNAQMSDPAFKEAWDAMEPEFQLIRLLLDAREKKHLTQKQLSELTGIAQADISRMENGTANPSIKTLQRLAVALGMQLKLEFVPNA; encoded by the coding sequence TTGGGAAAAAGCTATCGTGAAACTTTAAATGCACAGATGAGTGATCCTGCATTCAAAGAAGCCTGGGATGCAATGGAACCGGAGTTTCAGTTAATTCGCTTGCTTTTGGATGCCAGGGAAAAGAAGCATCTAACGCAGAAGCAGTTATCGGAACTGACCGGCATTGCCCAAGCAGATATCAGTCGCATGGAGAATGGTACGGCCAATCCCTCGATCAAAACCTTGCAGCGCCTTGCAGTCGCTCTTGGCATGCAGCTAAAACTGGAATTTGTGCCAAACGCTTAA